A stretch of the Photobacterium sp. CCB-ST2H9 genome encodes the following:
- a CDS encoding pyrimidine/purine nucleoside phosphorylase: MLNTNEYFDGNVKSIGFEAQGARSSVGVMLPGNYTFSTAAPERMTVVKGTITVKLPGHVEWETYNAGDDFEVPGDAAFDVRIEETTAYLCDYL, from the coding sequence ATGCTGAATACGAACGAATATTTTGATGGAAATGTAAAGTCAATTGGCTTTGAAGCGCAGGGTGCGCGCAGCAGTGTTGGCGTGATGCTGCCTGGCAATTACACTTTCTCAACCGCGGCGCCTGAGCGCATGACGGTTGTGAAAGGGACGATTACCGTGAAGCTGCCGGGCCATGTTGAGTGGGAAACCTACAACGCCGGTGACGACTTTGAAGTACCAGGTGATGCCGCTTTCGATGTTCGCATTGAAGAAACCACCGCTTATTTGTGTGATTATTTGTAA
- the zntR gene encoding Zn(2+)-responsive transcriptional regulator, whose translation MARYLIGQLAKLCDVSSDTLRFYEKNGLLVPRERSEGGYRLYHEEDLSRVRFILRAKAVGLSLEEIRELLTIRLEADQHSCAEVKAITQAKLEDIDAKLAELQRIRRALKKINDACCGEADDDASHCSILEALADEPH comes from the coding sequence ATGGCTAGGTATTTGATTGGACAGCTGGCTAAATTGTGCGACGTCAGCAGTGACACCCTGCGGTTTTATGAAAAAAACGGCTTGCTGGTGCCCCGGGAGCGCAGTGAAGGCGGATACCGTCTGTATCATGAGGAAGACTTATCCCGCGTCCGTTTTATTTTGCGTGCAAAGGCGGTCGGGCTCAGTCTTGAGGAAATTCGAGAACTGCTGACCATCCGTCTGGAAGCCGATCAGCACAGCTGTGCTGAGGTGAAAGCGATTACCCAGGCTAAGCTCGAAGACATTGATGCCAAACTGGCAGAGCTGCAGCGAATTCGACGCGCTCTGAAGAAGATTAATGATGCCTGTTGCGGGGAAGCAGACGATGATGCCAGCCATTGTTCGATCCTCGAAGCCCTGGCGGATGAACCCCACTGA
- the purH gene encoding bifunctional phosphoribosylaminoimidazolecarboxamide formyltransferase/IMP cyclohydrolase, with the protein MENARPIRRALISVSDKTGIVEFAQALANRGVDILSTGGTARLLADQGIQVTEVSDYTSFPEMMDGRVKTLHPKVHGGVLGRRGQDDAIMAEHGIAPIDMVVVNLYPFAATVAKPGCTLEDAIENIDIGGPTMVRSAAKNHKDVTIVVNAHDYDRVLAEMADNDGSLTHATRFDLAIAAFEHTAAYDGMIANYFGTMVPSYGDPAVHQQAQEGDEASKFPRTFNQQFIKKQDMRYGENSHQDAAFYVEAQPEEASVATARQLQGKALSYNNIADTDAALECVKEFDQPACVIVKHANPCGVALGATLLEAYDRAYKTDPTSAFGGIIAFNGELDAETAKAIIDRQFVEVIIAPSVSAEAAEVVSAKQNVRLLACGQWHSKTTGFDVKRVNGGLLVQDRDQGMVTQSDLKVVSKRQPTEEELRDALFCWKVAKYVKSNAIVYAKGNMTIGVGAGQMSRVYSAKIAGIKAADENLEVAGSVMASDAFFPFRDGIDAAAEAGITCVIQPGGSMRDEEVIAAADEHGMAMVFTGMRHFRH; encoded by the coding sequence ATGGAAAACGCTCGTCCTATTCGCCGTGCTCTGATCAGCGTATCAGACAAAACGGGAATTGTTGAATTCGCACAAGCTCTTGCCAACCGTGGCGTCGATATTCTGTCCACCGGTGGGACTGCCCGCCTCCTGGCTGACCAGGGCATTCAGGTTACTGAAGTTTCCGACTACACCAGCTTCCCTGAAATGATGGATGGCCGCGTGAAGACCCTGCACCCGAAAGTACACGGTGGCGTACTGGGGCGTCGTGGTCAGGATGATGCAATCATGGCTGAGCATGGCATTGCACCGATTGATATGGTGGTGGTGAACCTGTATCCGTTCGCGGCAACCGTCGCCAAACCAGGCTGTACGCTGGAAGATGCGATCGAGAACATCGATATCGGCGGCCCGACGATGGTACGCAGCGCAGCGAAAAACCACAAAGACGTCACCATTGTGGTTAATGCACACGACTACGACCGCGTGCTGGCGGAGATGGCCGACAACGACGGCTCTCTGACCCATGCCACCCGTTTTGATCTGGCCATTGCCGCATTCGAACACACCGCTGCTTACGATGGCATGATCGCCAACTACTTTGGCACCATGGTCCCTTCATATGGGGACCCTGCTGTTCATCAACAAGCGCAAGAAGGCGACGAGGCATCAAAATTCCCGCGCACCTTCAACCAGCAGTTCATCAAAAAACAAGACATGCGTTATGGCGAAAACAGCCATCAGGATGCCGCGTTCTATGTGGAAGCCCAGCCTGAGGAAGCCTCTGTGGCAACCGCACGCCAGCTGCAAGGCAAAGCGTTGTCTTACAACAATATCGCGGATACCGATGCCGCACTGGAATGCGTGAAAGAATTCGACCAGCCAGCCTGTGTCATCGTCAAACACGCTAACCCTTGTGGTGTTGCACTGGGTGCAACCCTGCTGGAAGCTTATGACCGCGCCTACAAGACCGACCCGACGTCAGCCTTCGGTGGTATTATTGCATTCAACGGCGAACTGGATGCCGAAACGGCAAAAGCCATTATCGACCGCCAGTTCGTGGAAGTGATTATTGCCCCGAGCGTCAGTGCTGAAGCGGCAGAAGTGGTCTCTGCCAAACAGAACGTCCGTCTGCTGGCATGTGGTCAGTGGCACAGCAAAACGACTGGGTTCGACGTCAAACGCGTAAACGGCGGTCTGCTGGTTCAGGACCGTGATCAGGGGATGGTGACTCAGAGCGATCTGAAAGTCGTTTCCAAACGCCAGCCGACCGAAGAAGAACTGCGTGATGCGCTGTTCTGCTGGAAAGTCGCCAAATACGTCAAATCCAATGCGATTGTGTACGCCAAAGGCAACATGACCATTGGTGTCGGTGCCGGCCAGATGAGCCGCGTTTATTCTGCGAAAATCGCGGGCATCAAAGCCGCAGATGAAAATCTGGAAGTGGCTGGCAGTGTGATGGCGTCGGATGCCTTCTTCCCGTTCCGCGATGGCATTGATGCCGCAGCTGAAGCTGGGATCACCTGCGTGATTCAGCCGGGCGGTTCGATGCGCGACGAAGAAGTCATTGCGGCTGCCGATGAACACGGCATGGCGATGGTCTTCACGGGCATGCGTCATTTCCGTCACTAA
- the purD gene encoding phosphoribosylamine--glycine ligase — MKILVIGNGGREHALGWKAAQSAQVEKVFVAPGNAGTALEPKLENVAIGVEDVPALVAFAKENEIALTIVGPEAPLVIGVVDAFREAGLPIFGPTQAAAQLEGSKAFTKDFLARHQIPTAEYQNFTEIEPALAYLQEKGAPIVVKADGLAAGKGVIVAMTLEEAEAAVRDMLAGNAFGEAGHRVVIEEFLDGEEASFIVMVDGKNILPMATSQDHKRVGNGDTGPNTGGMGAYSPAPVVTPDIHQRVMDKVIKPTVEGMAAEGNPYTGFLYAGLMIMADGTPKVIEYNCRFGDPETQPIMLRLQSDLVELCLAAVDGKLDTVDSQWDPRAAIGVVLAAGGYPAAYNKGDVISGLPEQDGDAEKIFHAGTASKDGQVVTNGGRVLCATAMGTTVSEAQQRAYALAKQVSWDGVFYRDDIGYRAIAREQQSSNG, encoded by the coding sequence ATGAAAATTCTTGTGATTGGTAACGGCGGCCGCGAGCACGCGCTGGGTTGGAAAGCGGCACAGTCTGCACAGGTCGAGAAAGTCTTCGTTGCACCGGGCAACGCTGGTACCGCACTGGAGCCAAAACTGGAAAATGTTGCGATTGGTGTTGAGGATGTCCCGGCACTGGTGGCATTTGCCAAAGAAAATGAAATTGCCCTGACCATCGTCGGTCCGGAAGCGCCGCTGGTGATCGGTGTCGTCGATGCCTTCCGCGAGGCTGGTTTGCCGATTTTCGGTCCGACGCAAGCGGCAGCGCAGCTGGAAGGCTCCAAAGCTTTCACCAAAGACTTTCTGGCCCGTCATCAGATCCCGACCGCGGAATATCAGAACTTCACCGAAATTGAACCCGCGCTGGCCTACCTGCAAGAAAAAGGCGCCCCGATTGTCGTGAAAGCCGACGGTCTGGCTGCCGGGAAAGGCGTGATTGTCGCCATGACCCTGGAAGAAGCGGAAGCCGCAGTACGTGACATGCTGGCCGGCAATGCATTCGGCGAAGCTGGTCACCGTGTGGTCATCGAAGAATTTCTGGATGGCGAGGAAGCCAGCTTTATCGTCATGGTTGACGGCAAAAACATCCTGCCGATGGCCACCAGTCAGGACCACAAACGCGTCGGCAACGGCGACACCGGCCCGAACACCGGTGGTATGGGCGCTTATTCTCCGGCACCAGTTGTGACTCCTGACATCCACCAGCGCGTGATGGATAAAGTGATCAAACCAACCGTTGAAGGCATGGCCGCGGAAGGAAACCCATATACAGGTTTTCTGTATGCTGGTCTGATGATCATGGCCGACGGTACCCCGAAAGTCATTGAGTACAATTGCCGTTTCGGCGATCCGGAAACCCAACCAATCATGCTGCGCCTGCAATCCGATCTGGTTGAACTGTGCCTGGCTGCGGTGGACGGGAAACTGGATACCGTTGATTCCCAGTGGGACCCGCGTGCCGCCATTGGCGTCGTGCTGGCTGCCGGCGGTTACCCGGCTGCCTACAACAAAGGGGACGTGATTTCCGGCCTGCCTGAGCAAGATGGCGATGCCGAGAAAATCTTCCATGCCGGCACGGCCAGCAAAGACGGCCAGGTTGTGACAAACGGCGGTCGTGTGCTTTGTGCCACAGCGATGGGGACAACCGTCTCTGAAGCCCAGCAACGCGCTTATGCCCTGGCGAAACAAGTCAGCTGGGATGGTGTTTTCTACCGCGATGACATTGGTTACCGTGCAATTGCCCGTGAGCAACAATCATCCAATGGTTGA
- a CDS encoding DUF1481 domain-containing protein: protein MKRTCLIFISLLLTACGSTLMTPHALSSLERLSGGQVAGDASSLYWAGIRQSRPEFLSERVWMGEYGEYQTEYRWREGQLRELKRTGTALKDDALQPFELHVRYDQHGEAVFQRYKVGESVFPLSDTQLHQLSQQAEQAIAVVKAQSRDGLELMQGVWDGQRFIRCSDHSEHKVDWQHIPVKPGYVAMVAKSDGRGKLTADAVLLSRVSSQQCLTKPVLLDAS from the coding sequence ATGAAACGAACCTGCCTGATTTTTATTTCTCTCCTTCTCACTGCCTGTGGCAGTACGCTCATGACACCCCATGCACTTTCTTCGTTAGAACGCCTGAGTGGCGGCCAGGTCGCCGGTGACGCATCGTCTCTGTACTGGGCCGGGATCCGTCAGTCCAGACCTGAATTTTTATCTGAACGTGTATGGATGGGTGAGTATGGTGAATACCAGACTGAATACCGCTGGCGGGAAGGACAACTGCGTGAGCTGAAGCGTACAGGAACGGCGCTGAAAGATGATGCGCTGCAGCCGTTTGAGCTGCATGTGCGTTATGATCAGCACGGCGAGGCGGTTTTCCAGCGTTACAAGGTGGGAGAGAGTGTTTTTCCGCTGTCGGATACGCAGCTTCATCAGCTCAGCCAGCAGGCAGAACAGGCGATTGCTGTGGTGAAGGCACAGTCCCGTGACGGTCTGGAGCTAATGCAAGGGGTATGGGACGGACAGCGTTTTATCCGTTGCAGCGATCACTCTGAGCACAAGGTGGACTGGCAGCATATCCCGGTAAAACCCGGTTATGTTGCGATGGTGGCGAAGTCTGATGGCCGTGGCAAGCTGACCGCAGATGCGGTGTTGCTGAGCCGTGTTTCTTCCCAGCAGTGTCTGACAAAGCCGGTTTTACTGGATGCTTCCTGA
- the hupA gene encoding nucleoid-associated protein HU-alpha, translating into MNKTQLIELIAEQADLTKAQAKDALESTLSGITEALKSGDQVQLIGFGTFKVNHRAARTGRNPQTGKEIQIAAANVPAFVAGKALKDSVK; encoded by the coding sequence ATGAACAAGACCCAACTGATTGAACTGATTGCTGAACAAGCGGATCTGACTAAAGCGCAAGCGAAAGACGCGCTGGAATCTACCCTGAGCGGCATCACCGAAGCACTGAAATCCGGTGACCAGGTTCAACTTATTGGCTTTGGTACATTTAAAGTAAACCACCGCGCTGCACGCACTGGCCGTAACCCACAGACGGGTAAAGAGATCCAGATCGCAGCGGCAAACGTACCAGCTTTCGTAGCCGGTAAAGCGCTGAAAGATTCTGTAAAATAA
- a CDS encoding CNNM domain-containing protein, which translates to MILLTLYIAIAIGISFICSVLEAVLLSISPSYVGTLRQQSHPMADKLTELKNNIDRPLASILTLNTIAHTIGAATAGAQAAVVFGSQWLGVFSAALTVGILLLSEIIPKTIGATYWRQLAPLTARVLSVMVWLLRPIVWVSEQITRRLSQGHQPPKLRDELSAMAMLAKESGELAEGESKIMHNLLQFCDVSVTKIMTPRPVLFRVEDNLTINEFLATAKDSPFSRPLIYRGSKDNILGFVHRLELFAESQSGRGNILLSEMMRPLPVVMNIDTVPVAFEKLMKARAQLALVVDEYGTVMGLVTLEDVFESLVGEEIVDEADISTSMQQLAFQRWERWKKKHNVIENRDEDDTP; encoded by the coding sequence ATGATACTTCTGACCCTTTACATCGCGATTGCGATTGGTATTTCATTTATCTGTTCCGTCCTTGAAGCCGTTTTGCTGAGCATTTCCCCCAGTTATGTCGGCACTTTGCGTCAGCAGTCCCACCCGATGGCTGACAAACTGACAGAGCTGAAAAACAACATCGACCGGCCGCTGGCATCCATTCTGACCCTGAACACCATCGCCCATACCATTGGTGCTGCTACGGCGGGTGCTCAGGCTGCGGTGGTTTTCGGCAGCCAATGGCTGGGCGTCTTCTCCGCTGCACTGACAGTCGGCATTCTGCTGCTGTCTGAAATCATTCCGAAAACCATTGGAGCCACCTACTGGCGCCAGCTGGCGCCGCTGACCGCCCGGGTGCTGAGTGTCATGGTCTGGCTGTTACGGCCAATTGTCTGGGTCTCCGAGCAGATCACCCGCCGCTTGTCGCAGGGCCACCAGCCGCCCAAACTGCGTGATGAACTGTCGGCCATGGCGATGCTGGCCAAAGAATCCGGTGAACTTGCCGAAGGCGAGTCAAAAATCATGCATAACCTGCTGCAGTTCTGTGATGTCAGCGTCACCAAAATCATGACGCCCCGTCCGGTACTGTTTCGGGTCGAGGACAATCTGACCATCAATGAGTTTCTGGCGACAGCCAAAGACAGCCCGTTCTCACGCCCGCTGATTTACCGGGGCAGCAAGGACAATATCCTGGGGTTTGTTCACCGGCTGGAACTGTTTGCCGAGAGCCAGAGCGGCCGGGGCAACATCCTCCTCAGCGAGATGATGCGTCCGCTGCCGGTCGTGATGAATATTGATACCGTCCCGGTTGCCTTTGAGAAGCTGATGAAGGCAAGGGCCCAGCTGGCATTGGTTGTGGATGAATATGGGACGGTGATGGGTCTGGTCACGCTGGAAGACGTCTTTGAGAGCCTGGTCGGCGAGGAAATTGTCGATGAAGCCGACATCAGCACCAGCATGCAGCAGCTCGCTTTCCAGCGCTGGGAACGCTGGAAGAAAAAACACAATGTCATCGAAAACCGCGACGAGGACGATACCCCGTAA
- a CDS encoding YjaG family protein, with protein sequence MLKNPIQLRLEKFESWQYLTFMASLCERMYPNYAFFCRETGFADPQPYRLILDSVWEILTVKNAKINFERQLEKLEEMVPAADDYDLYAVSPAIDACVALSDVLHALLDRDQIPEIALSISSLSVETVVNLEEAQTGEAITNENQKENQAVCEEWDVQWAIFRALKDAESRDIELIKDLRRELREACVSNIGIAL encoded by the coding sequence ATGCTTAAAAATCCAATTCAGCTTCGCTTAGAAAAATTTGAATCCTGGCAATATCTTACATTTATGGCATCGCTGTGTGAGCGGATGTATCCGAACTATGCGTTTTTCTGCCGTGAGACCGGGTTTGCCGACCCTCAGCCTTACCGTTTAATTCTCGACAGTGTCTGGGAAATTCTGACGGTAAAAAATGCCAAGATCAATTTCGAGCGCCAGCTGGAGAAGCTGGAAGAAATGGTCCCGGCGGCGGACGACTATGATTTGTATGCCGTCAGTCCGGCCATTGATGCCTGCGTCGCTCTGTCTGACGTACTGCATGCGCTGCTGGATCGTGATCAGATCCCTGAGATTGCGCTGAGCATCAGTTCACTGTCGGTTGAGACGGTAGTAAATCTGGAAGAAGCGCAGACAGGTGAAGCGATTACCAACGAGAATCAGAAGGAAAATCAGGCCGTCTGTGAAGAGTGGGATGTCCAGTGGGCGATTTTCCGTGCGCTCAAAGATGCGGAAAGCCGGGATATTGAACTGATTAAAGATTTGCGCAGAGAACTGCGTGAGGCTTGTGTCAGCAACATTGGCATTGCGCTCTGA